The following are from one region of the Methanospirillum hungatei genome:
- a CDS encoding PrsW family intramembrane metalloprotease, with amino-acid sequence MEALSQLLTIARWEIKRFQGTMSRDLLPVAIVLLVLLVGVSGFTAQQGIHLQDGIYRIGVDSQIYLDIIGGDPRYVVYALPSDVVNIRSLGLDLSIRAGSLLRANGDKGAAAQKSFERDYQAYQDYVYRQQTDLFAAYPLWVDSEYVVSELDFLATQTGQQLAAPRQASATPPVPDEPEVDFIPPSGIVPADMEILRLQLEEEAARGSDQLGRYTDILSQQEALGELRVPSMLSPPLPFDTIIFIFVFIFPLYFTSQFFMMSIMNERTLRQGEALIASPVKPIILVFGKMLPYAIGMLLIVSIILFSVKADIAAILPLVPVILFFLSFALFIGMVSRSYKELSFISIFFSTIATSYLFFPSIFANVHIVSLLSPVTLVVHVIDGTGYTLTDYVYSTALFYLTSIILFGICIRNFHEEQLFTEKSLLDTLALYLGTLVSNRYWYLSLILISVMTIPFVFMAQMMYLVLFFNLPMPFSLILIMVLAALTEELVKAAGFVALVTHSYPPMSWKIVILASFLIGFGFLLGEKLLLFVTISQIADSIFGAALFLTLGLLWMPFLLHAGTVFCTGAVLKIWGKNALPIGIVLATIVHSIYNLYLLRGWVW; translated from the coding sequence ATGGAGGCTCTCTCACAGCTTCTGACCATAGCAAGATGGGAAATTAAACGCTTTCAGGGTACGATGAGTAGGGATCTACTGCCAGTAGCGATTGTTCTCCTCGTCCTTCTTGTCGGTGTAAGTGGATTTACTGCCCAGCAGGGGATCCATCTACAGGATGGTATATACCGGATAGGCGTTGACAGCCAGATATACCTTGATATTATCGGAGGCGATCCCAGATATGTGGTCTATGCTCTTCCGTCAGATGTAGTAAATATCCGGTCGCTCGGTCTGGATCTTTCCATCAGGGCCGGATCACTCCTCCGGGCAAATGGGGATAAGGGGGCAGCCGCTCAAAAAAGTTTTGAGCGGGATTATCAGGCATATCAGGATTATGTGTATCGCCAACAGACTGATCTTTTCGCAGCATACCCTCTCTGGGTTGATAGTGAATATGTTGTCAGCGAACTTGATTTCCTTGCTACCCAGACCGGCCAGCAGCTGGCTGCACCCAGGCAGGCATCCGCCACTCCACCGGTTCCTGATGAGCCGGAAGTTGATTTCATTCCTCCATCCGGAATAGTGCCTGCTGATATGGAGATACTTCGATTACAGCTTGAAGAAGAGGCAGCACGAGGATCTGATCAGCTCGGGCGGTATACCGATATACTCTCTCAACAGGAAGCCCTTGGAGAACTCAGGGTTCCATCCATGCTTTCTCCTCCACTTCCCTTTGATACCATCATATTTATTTTTGTCTTCATTTTTCCATTGTACTTTACGTCCCAGTTTTTTATGATGAGCATCATGAACGAACGGACTCTCCGGCAGGGTGAAGCACTCATCGCATCCCCGGTAAAACCAATAATTCTCGTCTTTGGAAAGATGCTCCCCTATGCTATTGGAATGCTCCTTATTGTGTCAATTATTCTTTTTTCCGTGAAAGCCGACATTGCTGCGATATTGCCTCTGGTTCCGGTAATCCTATTTTTCTTATCATTTGCTCTCTTTATTGGGATGGTATCCAGAAGTTACAAAGAACTTTCGTTTATATCAATATTTTTTTCAACAATTGCAACTTCGTATCTTTTCTTTCCAAGTATTTTTGCAAATGTGCATATTGTAAGTCTTCTCTCTCCAGTTACTCTGGTTGTGCATGTAATTGATGGGACTGGCTATACTCTGACTGATTATGTCTATTCAACAGCCTTGTTTTACCTGACAAGTATCATCCTGTTTGGTATCTGTATCCGGAATTTTCACGAAGAACAACTCTTTACCGAGAAGAGCTTATTGGACACACTGGCACTTTATCTCGGCACTCTGGTTTCAAACAGATACTGGTACCTGTCGCTTATTTTGATATCCGTCATGACAATTCCTTTTGTGTTCATGGCACAGATGATGTATCTCGTGCTCTTTTTCAATCTACCAATGCCCTTTTCATTGATCCTGATAATGGTGCTTGCAGCACTCACCGAAGAGCTGGTAAAAGCAGCAGGATTTGTAGCATTGGTAACCCACAGTTATCCTCCCATGTCCTGGAAGATTGTGATCCTGGCCTCATTTTTGATTGGTTTTGGATTTTTACTTGGAGAAAAATTACTCCTTTTTGTTACGATATCACAGATTGCAGATTCAATTTTTGGTGCAGCGCTCTTTCTTACACTCGGCCTTTTGTGGATGCCATTTCTGCTTCATGCAGGAACTGTCTTCTGCACCGGTGCGGTGCTAAAAATATGGGGAAAAAATGCACTCCCGATTGGAATTGTTCTTGCAACAATTGTCCATAGTATATACAATCTCTATCTTCTCAGGGGGTGGGTCTGGTGA
- a CDS encoding MarR family winged helix-turn-helix transcriptional regulator, producing MTSPKSFSELTDSLIRIIHQAVAIEKKPVDLGYGDVLSASEIHLIDIAGRFPKEKLSEIASLLGITKGAVTQMVQKLEEKGYICRVRSSENRKIVYLDLTPKGRKAFLWHTDLHTRLYTEFFREISDMPEEQIHGAISILQCYEKVIQRSIDIRENSSNSESLFFWNLKK from the coding sequence ATGACTTCACCAAAATCTTTTTCTGAGCTTACCGATTCACTCATTCGGATTATTCATCAGGCTGTTGCTATTGAAAAAAAGCCGGTAGATTTGGGGTATGGTGATGTCCTTTCTGCTTCTGAAATTCATCTCATTGACATTGCAGGGAGATTTCCTAAGGAAAAACTTTCGGAAATTGCATCCTTACTGGGCATCACAAAAGGGGCCGTCACACAGATGGTCCAAAAGCTTGAGGAGAAGGGATACATATGCAGAGTAAGGAGCAGTGAAAACCGGAAGATCGTTTATCTTGATCTTACCCCCAAAGGAAGGAAGGCGTTTTTATGGCACACCGATCTCCATACCCGACTGTATACAGAATTTTTTAGGGAGATATCAGATATGCCGGAAGAACAGATTCACGGAGCAATATCTATCCTCCAATGTTATGAAAAAGTTATACAGAGAAGTATTGATATCCGGGAAAATTCTTCGAATTCAGAATCTCTCTTTTTTTGGAACTTGAAAAAATGA
- a CDS encoding GNAT family N-acetyltransferase, whose amino-acid sequence MNLTIRPAVRTDCPRLLELIKELAEYERALHEVEVTSSHFEESGFGDCPVWWAHVAEISGIIVGFALYYIRYSTWKGQRLYLEDIIVTREYRRKGIGKKLFEAVLDDAQKKNLNGVLWQVLEWNKPAIEFYNQYAPTFNQEWITCTIDKK is encoded by the coding sequence ATGAATCTAACCATCCGACCAGCAGTGCGAACAGATTGTCCTCGTCTTCTGGAACTAATCAAGGAACTTGCAGAATATGAGCGTGCTCTTCATGAGGTTGAAGTAACTTCGAGCCATTTTGAAGAGTCAGGATTTGGAGATTGTCCAGTTTGGTGGGCACATGTTGCTGAAATATCTGGAATCATTGTAGGTTTTGCTCTATATTACATTCGTTACTCAACCTGGAAAGGTCAGAGATTATATCTAGAAGATATTATTGTAACCAGGGAATATCGAAGAAAAGGGATTGGAAAAAAACTATTTGAAGCAGTCCTGGACGATGCGCAGAAGAAAAATTTAAATGGAGTTCTCTGGCAGGTACTCGAATGGAATAAACCTGCCATTGAGTTTTATAACCAGTATGCGCCGACTTTTAACCAGGAATGGATAACCTGCACCATTGATAAAAAATGA
- a CDS encoding pyridoxal phosphate-dependent aminotransferase, which translates to MAGIIIDAKVDRIQVPENLRYFRLIEEQKERCAEIGCNGQMFKFGLGQSPFPVPAPLQKALSLHSGKGTYADPIGNTELREAVASFYKKNFRLDIEPYRVITGHGAKGLIFSLFTLLTGSVIIPSPGWLGYLPQLRILNVPYYRLYTHGAGNFKVRPNTLEAMLKGLVKTQHLLILNNPGNPTGALYSREELTAIADVCRKYHTFILSDEVYGLLTYDPESFVSMGEIYPEGTFVIHSLSAGMGAGGFRLGSCIMPEGSSPAIIRDVAKIAATIYTSSAVPIQEAGIAAYRSENEMDQYLDAVRNILRIMTTRLARLCSDTDGIRVTIPKAGFYFMIDMNPMANLLQNAGIMYSNDLAPALISHPYHIATVTGEAMMAPYGDFFIRIAATDFDGEEALLEYLERSPASDAEEEIFFTKYGSDMIEGIRMFKKWVTDIRDGSFRFSAP; encoded by the coding sequence ATGGCCGGCATTATTATCGATGCCAAGGTTGACCGGATCCAGGTTCCGGAAAACCTTCGATATTTTCGATTAATCGAAGAGCAGAAGGAGCGGTGTGCAGAAATTGGATGTAATGGCCAGATGTTTAAGTTCGGCCTTGGACAATCGCCTTTTCCGGTTCCCGCACCGCTTCAAAAAGCTCTCTCGCTTCATAGTGGAAAGGGAACATACGCTGACCCAATCGGGAACACTGAGCTTCGGGAAGCAGTTGCTTCATTTTATAAAAAAAACTTCAGGCTTGATATTGAACCATACCGGGTAATTACCGGCCATGGTGCAAAAGGTCTCATATTTTCTCTTTTTACCCTGTTGACTGGTTCTGTTATCATCCCGTCTCCCGGATGGCTTGGATACCTGCCTCAACTCCGGATTCTGAATGTTCCATATTATCGGTTATATACTCATGGTGCAGGAAATTTTAAAGTCCGCCCAAATACCCTCGAAGCAATGCTCAAGGGTCTGGTAAAAACTCAGCATCTGTTAATACTGAACAATCCTGGAAATCCTACTGGAGCATTGTATAGCAGGGAAGAACTGACAGCAATTGCTGATGTATGTAGGAAATACCATACATTCATCCTTTCTGATGAAGTATATGGCCTGCTCACCTATGATCCAGAATCTTTCGTGAGTATGGGAGAGATCTACCCAGAGGGAACTTTTGTTATCCATAGCCTTTCAGCAGGAATGGGAGCAGGAGGATTCAGACTTGGGAGTTGTATCATGCCAGAAGGAAGTAGTCCTGCTATTATCAGAGATGTTGCAAAAATTGCAGCAACCATCTACACAAGTTCTGCAGTACCAATCCAGGAGGCAGGTATTGCAGCATATCGGTCAGAAAATGAGATGGATCAATACCTGGATGCTGTGAGGAATATTCTTCGGATTATGACAACCAGACTTGCCCGCCTTTGTTCAGATACTGATGGTATCAGAGTCACCATTCCAAAAGCAGGGTTTTACTTCATGATTGACATGAATCCAATGGCAAACCTGCTTCAAAACGCAGGTATCATGTATTCTAATGATTTAGCTCCTGCTTTAATCTCTCACCCATACCACATTGCCACAGTTACGGGAGAGGCGATGATGGCCCCATATGGAGATTTTTTCATCAGAATTGCTGCAACTGATTTTGATGGAGAAGAAGCACTCCTTGAATATTTAGAGCGGTCACCTGCGTCAGATGCAGAAGAAGAGATATTTTTCACGAAATATGGTTCAGATATGATTGAAGGTATCAGAATGTTTAAAAAATGGGTTACTGATATCAGGGATGGATCATTCAGGTTTTCAGCACCCTGA
- a CDS encoding tetratricopeptide repeat protein, whose amino-acid sequence MYTMESRADNRVDDPAKKAYIEGLKRYRDGDLKEACVFFTNAIAGGITDFDILYYRGMCHLDTGRYPEALTDFEVLVRQFPDNPEYIFRRAFIRYKTGDVPGAISDFNQIPVDYNDFSIRWHYLSVLYYKTGNYDAALEAIEKALTLFPTMPKIWFNAGIIMQAGGLSDRADLAISTAARLEPKLASAKREILE is encoded by the coding sequence ATGTACACTATGGAAAGCCGGGCTGATAACCGGGTAGATGATCCGGCAAAGAAAGCATATATTGAAGGCCTTAAAAGATACAGGGATGGTGACCTGAAAGAGGCATGTGTTTTCTTTACCAATGCAATTGCCGGTGGAATCACAGATTTCGATATTTTATATTACCGGGGGATGTGTCACCTTGACACAGGACGGTATCCTGAAGCACTCACTGATTTTGAAGTTCTTGTCAGGCAGTTTCCAGATAATCCGGAGTATATATTCCGCCGTGCCTTTATCAGATATAAAACCGGCGATGTACCTGGAGCTATCAGTGATTTTAATCAAATCCCGGTAGATTATAATGATTTTTCGATCAGATGGCACTACCTGTCTGTCCTTTATTACAAGACAGGTAACTATGATGCAGCTCTTGAAGCAATTGAAAAAGCGCTGACTCTTTTTCCAACTATGCCAAAAATTTGGTTTAATGCAGGAATTATCATGCAAGCCGGTGGACTTTCAGATCGTGCTGATCTTGCTATTTCAACAGCAGCGCGTCTTGAACCAAAACTTGCATCCGCAAAAAGGGAAATTCTGGAATAA
- a CDS encoding PLP-dependent aminotransferase family protein — protein sequence MAHPEGTHTYRFASCMNTLPPSFLDELFRVSAVPDIISFAGGLPDASLFDVEGIKKAMESVFDDYGSIALQYTTTDGYRPLREIISRRYYSRLGLHVNPDEIQILNGSQQALDLTAKILTNPNDKILIERPGYLGAIEAFSFYRPSFSSINPDTEGPDPAELKNCIQSDNPVFFYGIPNSQNPSGLTWSDKRRKEVAEILSESDCLLYEDDAFGELFFDGKAREPVMKYLPDQGLMSGSFSKIIAPGLRIGWIRAPPQVLCAFNRAKQAADLHSNLFSQMVMTQYLEKNDIEQRTRMIAAKYGERCRLMIDLIEDLLSDSIHHTIPSGGMFLMLTLPGSMHSMNVFEHGIKEGVAVMPGIPFYIDDGGNSAIRLNFSASSETQIQIGMERLARVFHRL from the coding sequence ATGGCTCATCCGGAGGGGACTCATACATACCGGTTTGCTTCCTGCATGAACACGCTTCCCCCATCATTTCTTGATGAACTCTTCAGGGTATCTGCAGTACCTGATATCATATCCTTTGCCGGAGGTCTTCCTGATGCATCACTCTTTGATGTTGAGGGAATCAAAAAAGCAATGGAATCAGTATTTGATGACTATGGTTCTATCGCTCTCCAGTACACAACTACCGATGGATACCGTCCATTACGGGAGATTATATCCAGGAGATATTATTCACGCCTTGGATTGCATGTAAACCCTGACGAAATTCAGATCCTCAACGGATCTCAGCAGGCACTTGATCTTACAGCTAAAATACTCACAAATCCAAACGATAAAATCCTAATTGAACGTCCCGGCTACCTTGGTGCAATTGAGGCTTTTTCATTTTATCGTCCATCTTTTTCATCAATTAATCCGGATACAGAAGGTCCGGACCCCGCTGAACTAAAAAATTGCATTCAATCTGATAATCCAGTTTTTTTCTATGGAATCCCAAATTCACAAAATCCTTCCGGTCTGACTTGGTCAGATAAGAGAAGAAAAGAGGTTGCAGAGATACTGTCAGAAAGTGACTGCCTGCTTTATGAAGATGATGCATTTGGAGAACTCTTCTTTGATGGGAAAGCCCGAGAACCAGTGATGAAATACCTTCCGGACCAGGGGTTGATGAGTGGATCATTCTCAAAGATTATTGCTCCAGGACTTCGGATAGGATGGATTCGTGCTCCACCTCAGGTCCTTTGTGCGTTTAACAGGGCAAAACAGGCAGCAGACCTTCATTCAAATCTCTTTTCCCAGATGGTCATGACACAATACCTGGAAAAAAACGACATCGAACAGAGAACAAGAATGATTGCTGCGAAATATGGTGAACGATGCAGGCTCATGATTGACCTCATCGAGGATCTTCTTTCGGATTCAATTCACCACACAATACCTAGTGGAGGCATGTTCCTTATGCTCACATTACCAGGATCGATGCATTCAATGAACGTATTTGAACACGGTATCAAAGAAGGCGTTGCTGTAATGCCCGGGATTCCGTTTTATATCGATGATGGAGGAAACAGCGCAATACGACTGAATTTCTCTGCATCATCTGAAACACAAATTCAGATCGGCATGGAACGTCTGGCCAGGGTTTTTCATCGTTTGTAA
- a CDS encoding ABC transporter permease subunit, with product MKQRLVTTIAKKEIRSITSEKTIILAILLQLFIAMFSSFLMVGLSAMYDPSVYGRVTGVQYGVGFIGNDTILFDLFSREPSFIPYQMDAATALGALKERKLAAVLWTSESPPEAEDPVTVTLYTISNDIQSTVIEVKIKDILLEYEEILRDIRKDRLDFEPIQVSVSRPVAQNSFYEFIYGLLIPMLLFMPAIISAGLVIDLITEEYQQQTLDTLRTSSATLEDIVCGKILACIAIIPVQVILWLILLSINGIRIAALVEILLHVVFASAALILIAATIAVFYRDRTKAQFIFSTAVIIVLLLILAFPSNPINLIVLLAVGVAPLYHWAVMAASIAGCLILIVLVRNMIRRVEYS from the coding sequence GTGAAGCAACGTCTTGTTACGACAATCGCTAAAAAAGAGATTCGGAGTATTACTTCAGAGAAGACGATCATTCTAGCAATACTCCTACAGCTCTTCATTGCCATGTTTTCTTCTTTTCTGATGGTAGGTCTTTCAGCTATGTACGATCCATCTGTCTATGGAAGGGTAACCGGAGTTCAATATGGCGTAGGATTCATTGGAAATGATACCATCCTGTTTGATCTCTTCTCTCGGGAACCATCATTTATTCCCTATCAGATGGATGCAGCTACAGCTCTCGGGGCTTTAAAAGAACGAAAACTGGCTGCAGTTTTGTGGACTTCTGAGTCCCCTCCTGAAGCAGAGGATCCTGTTACTGTTACCTTGTATACCATCAGTAATGATATTCAGTCAACAGTCATTGAGGTGAAGATAAAGGATATTCTGCTGGAATATGAGGAGATACTCCGTGATATAAGAAAAGACAGACTTGATTTTGAACCCATTCAGGTATCAGTTTCAAGACCGGTGGCTCAAAATTCATTTTATGAGTTTATATATGGGCTTCTGATACCCATGCTTCTATTTATGCCTGCAATTATCTCTGCAGGGCTTGTTATTGACCTTATTACAGAAGAGTATCAGCAACAGACACTTGATACCCTTCGGACCTCATCAGCTACCCTTGAAGATATTGTATGCGGAAAAATCCTGGCCTGCATTGCAATAATTCCGGTACAGGTGATCTTATGGCTGATTCTATTATCGATCAATGGCATACGGATTGCAGCTCTTGTCGAGATTTTACTGCATGTCGTTTTTGCATCAGCAGCCCTGATTTTGATTGCTGCAACCATAGCTGTCTTTTATCGTGACCGGACAAAGGCACAGTTTATCTTTTCAACAGCAGTGATTATTGTATTGCTACTTATTCTGGCATTTCCGTCTAATCCCATTAATCTTATAGTGCTTCTTGCTGTTGGTGTGGCACCACTTTATCACTGGGCAGTAATGGCAGCATCTATCGCTGGATGTCTGATTCTGATTGTACTAGTTCGAAATATGATCAGGAGAGTTGAATACTCCTAA
- a CDS encoding GNAT family N-acetyltransferase: MTLSTELLLSPIIESDKEPIIALFNYYIEHTYAAFLETPLPLSYFDAIMPVIEHYPSVSVKKNGVLIGFGFLRPHNPMPAFRYTAVISYFLNPEYTGKRIGSMMLDYLIEKAREKGIKSILAEISSLNPGSVKFHEKHGFIHRGQFERVGVKNGKEFDTIWMQKIIN, translated from the coding sequence ATGACACTATCAACAGAACTGCTCCTAAGTCCGATTATCGAATCAGACAAAGAACCAATCATCGCCTTGTTCAATTATTATATTGAACATACCTATGCTGCCTTTCTTGAAACACCACTTCCCTTGTCATATTTCGATGCCATAATGCCGGTTATTGAGCATTACCCTTCAGTATCGGTAAAAAAGAACGGAGTATTGATCGGGTTTGGATTTTTACGGCCCCATAATCCCATGCCGGCATTTCGATATACTGCAGTTATCTCATACTTCCTGAACCCTGAATATACAGGAAAACGGATTGGATCCATGATGCTGGATTATCTGATTGAGAAAGCACGGGAGAAAGGAATAAAATCAATACTTGCCGAAATTTCTTCTCTCAATCCGGGAAGTGTAAAATTCCATGAAAAACACGGGTTTATTCACCGGGGACAGTTTGAACGGGTGGGTGTAAAGAATGGTAAAGAATTTGATACTATCTGGATGCAAAAAATTATTAATTAA
- a CDS encoding S8 family serine peptidase, whose translation MQISIGLLLVLGVCVIFGVFVIADNVTKGSGGSLPVQEIPDGENSSIQADLLVRFNPELWNTSAMKVAANASHTYIGSTVETDYTDLGLAGLQLVKLPPGMTVKEGVSYYQALPYVQYAEPNAVYSIESTSNSTAAQPASLSAVSDNLTSHNSRLLVQFKVQAFPDRQNLSVYANQTHASLNATLVKDFTADGLAGLHLIELPSKIGVQEGIGFYKNQSSVLFVEPDYPVSITTPKKKV comes from the coding sequence ATGCAAATTTCAATTGGCCTTTTGCTGGTATTAGGGGTTTGTGTTATTTTCGGGGTATTTGTCATTGCAGATAATGTTACCAAGGGTTCAGGGGGATCATTACCTGTTCAGGAGATACCTGATGGAGAAAATTCATCAATACAGGCTGATCTGTTAGTCCGGTTTAATCCGGAATTGTGGAATACATCTGCAATGAAAGTTGCAGCAAATGCTTCACATACATACATCGGATCTACTGTTGAGACAGATTACACCGATCTTGGACTTGCCGGTCTGCAGCTGGTAAAACTTCCTCCTGGTATGACTGTAAAAGAAGGAGTTTCATATTATCAGGCACTTCCGTATGTTCAATATGCTGAACCAAATGCTGTTTATTCAATCGAAAGCACATCAAATTCAACTGCAGCACAACCTGCATCTTTGTCAGCAGTGTCGGATAATTTAACATCGCATAATTCCCGTCTGCTTGTTCAGTTCAAGGTCCAGGCATTTCCAGATAGACAAAATCTGTCAGTATATGCAAACCAGACTCATGCATCCTTAAATGCAACTCTAGTCAAAGATTTCACTGCTGATGGATTGGCAGGCCTTCATCTAATTGAACTACCTTCGAAGATTGGAGTACAAGAGGGAATTGGATTTTATAAAAATCAGTCTTCTGTATTATTTGTAGAACCGGATTATCCGGTTAGTATCACTACTCCGAAAAAGAAAGTCTGA
- a CDS encoding DUF4389 domain-containing protein: MKQLFAYEEKAGRIELFIRIIYSFIIGIVLMVYGFVAGICMLIQFIVVLILGRRSQGLSDFIQGYLEYYVHILSYTSFMTDERPGILPTSVIIYEEEKL; the protein is encoded by the coding sequence ATGAAACAATTATTCGCATATGAAGAAAAGGCAGGCAGGATAGAACTTTTCATAAGGATTATTTATTCATTCATCATTGGAATAGTCCTGATGGTATATGGATTTGTTGCAGGTATCTGCATGTTGATCCAGTTTATTGTCGTCCTCATCCTCGGAAGGAGATCTCAGGGTCTTTCAGATTTTATCCAGGGATATCTTGAATATTATGTACACATACTGAGTTATACCTCATTTATGACTGATGAAAGACCAGGAATTCTTCCAACATCTGTCATTATCTACGAAGAAGAGAAACTATAA
- a CDS encoding S8 family serine peptidase, with amino-acid sequence MSVSWVFRACMLFMLMLSSWGAVSAADVSGTYEPGEVIIQYNDIGSGTAVVSVASSLNAQIGAETKLTEEILGVKGLQVVKVPDSMSVPEAVEYYKSNEYVAYAEPNYITYLPNPTDDSGITEENLDIADVPMNFPNDPGFSLQWGLYSNNTTNVSTGRSDIHAPEAWNVSTGSSDVIVAVIDSGVDYNHEDLAENCLSGYDFVNSDTDPMDDNGHGTHCAGILGAVTNNNLGIAGVSWNSKILPVKVFDAAGTSNTVLEIQGILYASEMGADIISCSWGTYYNSEILKEVIDNTPALFVCSSGNDGYDTDKIPHYPSGYDSPHVISVGASDESNLKAWFSNYGVTTVDLMAPGVSIYSTTPGSYGFEDGTSMAVPFVAGTAALIKSEKPANEPVQIKNLLMSTVDKKYWLNQSCVSGGRLNAYNALSQVLPLQADFSANPASGTIPLNVQFTDHSTGEPTKWHWSFGDGYESTTQNPVHLYMKPGRYSITLTVSNEGLSSVAEKENYIHVKPPYQPVKAFPDGTGGNYPTPTDPDDDGLFEDINGNGWLEYDDTKLLFNQILFAMKEEPIGQFDFDGSGFIGFGDVVKLYQMV; translated from the coding sequence GTGAGTGTATCGTGGGTTTTTAGAGCATGTATGCTTTTTATGCTCATGTTATCATCATGGGGTGCAGTATCTGCTGCAGATGTATCTGGAACATATGAACCGGGAGAAGTTATTATTCAATATAATGACATTGGTTCAGGAACAGCGGTGGTATCTGTTGCTTCTTCATTGAATGCACAAATCGGGGCAGAAACAAAACTTACAGAGGAAATACTTGGAGTAAAGGGGCTTCAAGTAGTGAAAGTTCCGGATTCCATGTCTGTTCCCGAGGCTGTGGAGTATTATAAGTCCAATGAATATGTTGCTTACGCAGAACCAAACTATATAACATACCTGCCAAATCCGACAGATGATTCAGGTATAACAGAAGAGAATCTGGATATCGCAGATGTGCCAATGAACTTCCCTAATGATCCAGGTTTTTCTTTACAGTGGGGATTATACAGCAACAATACTACCAATGTGAGCACAGGCAGGTCAGATATTCATGCACCTGAAGCATGGAATGTATCCACCGGATCTTCTGATGTTATCGTTGCCGTAATTGATTCTGGTGTAGATTACAATCACGAAGATCTGGCAGAGAACTGTTTAAGCGGATATGATTTTGTAAATTCTGACACTGATCCCATGGATGATAATGGTCATGGAACTCATTGTGCTGGAATATTGGGAGCTGTAACGAATAACAACCTTGGTATTGCAGGTGTCAGTTGGAACTCAAAAATTCTTCCGGTGAAGGTCTTTGATGCTGCAGGCACGAGTAATACCGTTCTTGAAATACAGGGAATATTATATGCCTCTGAAATGGGGGCAGACATTATCTCATGTTCATGGGGTACATACTACAACAGTGAAATTCTTAAGGAAGTTATAGATAATACTCCTGCATTATTTGTCTGTTCATCAGGAAATGATGGGTATGATACCGATAAAATCCCCCATTATCCATCCGGGTATGATTCTCCGCATGTCATCTCAGTTGGAGCAAGTGACGAATCCAATCTAAAAGCATGGTTCTCAAATTATGGAGTAACCACTGTTGATCTCATGGCACCAGGAGTGAGTATCTATAGTACAACCCCGGGGAGTTATGGATTCGAAGACGGAACATCAATGGCAGTTCCATTTGTTGCAGGAACGGCAGCTCTTATTAAAAGTGAAAAGCCAGCCAATGAACCGGTCCAAATAAAAAATTTGCTCATGAGTACTGTTGATAAGAAGTACTGGCTTAATCAGAGTTGTGTTTCAGGGGGGAGACTCAACGCGTATAATGCATTAAGCCAGGTTCTTCCGTTGCAGGCAGATTTTTCTGCAAATCCTGCTTCAGGAACAATTCCACTCAATGTTCAGTTTACTGATCATTCTACGGGTGAGCCGACAAAGTGGCATTGGTCATTTGGTGATGGTTATGAATCAACCACCCAGAATCCGGTTCATCTCTATATGAAGCCAGGAAGATATTCTATTACTCTGACGGTTTCTAACGAGGGATTAAGCTCAGTCGCAGAGAAAGAGAATTACATCCATGTAAAACCACCATACCAACCGGTTAAGGCTTTCCCTGATGGAACTGGAGGTAACTATCCAACACCAACAGATCCGGATGATGATGGCCTCTTTGAAGACATCAATGGAAATGGATGGCTTGAATATGATGATACCAAACTACTATTCAATCAGATTCTTTTTGCTATGAAAGAAGAACCAATAGGCCAGTTTGACTTTGATGGAAGTGGATTTATCGGATTTGGTGATGTTGTAAAATTATATCAGATGGTGTAG